The Coffea arabica cultivar ET-39 chromosome 1e, Coffea Arabica ET-39 HiFi, whole genome shotgun sequence genome has a window encoding:
- the LOC113713284 gene encoding serine/threonine-protein kinase OXI1: MSDGHNNNDLPNHPVASLDLKSLKVISALGRGAKGVVFLVRSENGESLALKTISRASIEKNHKTDAASTDRRPADEEYRRICFERDVLASLNHPLLPKLRGVLSTDKIIGYAIDYCPGRDLNSLRRKQTEKMFSDDIIRFYAAEIVLALEYLHGLGIVYRDLKPENVMIQENGHLMLVDFDLSAKLSAKSPEARRLGDSSPSSLSIKNKHRNRKKNRQRFPEFLSFCKSGITESDSVHPVEFSSESGRQESDSVEKSNSFVGTEEYVAPEILIGKGHDFAVDWWCLGVMLHEMLYGTTPFKGSNRKETFYRILAKDPELVGEPTPLRDLIKKLLEKEAKRRISVEGVKGHDLFKDVDWAHILEIQRPPFIPAAEDTQQGNKDIDVESFVQQVFNGGIDGDEKVGDKENSENKKNILDDKNKGVWVEGLNNPPAQSANFFIF, translated from the exons ATGAGCGACGGACACAATAACAATGACCTCCCAAATCATCCCGTAGCTTCTCTGGACCTGAAAAGTCTCAAGGTCATCTCCGCCCTTGGCCGTGGTGCTAAAGGCGTCGTGTTTTTGGTTCGATCAGAAAACGGAGAATCTCTTGCTCTCAAAACAATTTCGAGAGCTTCTATCGAGAAAAATCACAAGACTGATGCTGCTTCTACTGATCGCCGCCCGGCCGACGAAGAATACAGAAGAATTTGCTTCGAGCGGGATGTTTTAGCCTCCTTAAACCATCCTCTCCTGCCTAAACTCCGCGGCGTCTTATCCACTGACAAGATCATCGGTTACGCCATCGATTACTGTCCCGGCCGCGATCTTAATTCCCTCCGCAGAAAACAAACCGAGAAAATGTTCTCCGACGATATCATCAG ATTTTACGCTGCTGAGATAGTGCTAGCTTTGGAGTATTTACACGGATTGGGAATTGTGTATAGAGATTTAAAGCCGGAAAATGTGATGATCCAGGAGAACGGTCACCTAATGCTAGTGGATTTCGATCTCTCCGCAAAGCTCTCCGCCAAATCTCCCGAGGCTCGTCGACTCGGTGACTCATCGCCTAGTTCCTTGTCGATCAAGAACAAGCATAGGAATAGGAAGAAAAACAGGCAGAGATTTCCAGAGTTCTTAAGCTTCTGCAAATCCGGGATAACTGAGTCCGACTCGGTGCATCCGGTTGAATTCAGCAGTGAGTCCGGGAGACAGGAATCGGATTCCGTAGAGAAGTCCAACTCATTCGTGGGGACGGAGGAATACGTGGCTCCCGAGATTTTAATCGGGAAAGGTCACGATTTCGCGGTGGATTGGTGGTGCTTGGGCGTCATGTTGCATGAGATGCTCTACGGGACGACGCCGTTTAAGGGGTCCAACCGGAAGGAGACTTTCTATCGGATTCTAGCGAAAGATCCGGAGCTGGTGGGGGAGCCCACGCCCTTGAGGGACTTGATCAAGAAGCTGCTtgaaaaggaagcaaaaagaAGGATCTCCGTGGAGGGAGTCAAGGGCCATGATTTGTTTAAAGATGTTGATTGGGCCCATATTTTGGAAATCCAACGGCCGCCTTTTATTCCAGCGGCCGAGGATACCCAACAGGGGAATAAGGACATTGACGTGGAGTCATTTGTCCAGCAAGTGTTTAACGGAGGGATCGATGGTGATGAAAAAGTCGGCGACAAGGAAAATTCGGAAAACAAGAAGAATATTTTAGATGATAAAAACAAAGGAGTGTGGGTTGAAGGGTTGAATAATCCTCCCGCTCAAAGCgcgaatttttttattttttag